A region from the Magnetococcales bacterium genome encodes:
- the infA gene encoding translation initiation factor IF-1 encodes MSKEDVLEMEGTVLENLPNAMFRVELENEHKLLCHISGRMRKHYIRILPGDKVTVQLTPYDLTKGRISYRHK; translated from the coding sequence TTGAGTAAAGAAGATGTTTTGGAAATGGAAGGGACGGTTCTCGAAAACCTGCCCAACGCCATGTTCCGGGTGGAGCTGGAAAACGAGCATAAACTCCTGTGCCACATTTCCGGACGGATGCGTAAGCACTACATCCGGATTTTGCCGGGAGACAAAGTGACGGTACAACTGACCCCCTACGACCTCACCAAGGGCCGTATTTCCTACCGTCACAAATAA